The following coding sequences lie in one Lolium perenne isolate Kyuss_39 chromosome 2, Kyuss_2.0, whole genome shotgun sequence genomic window:
- the LOC127336269 gene encoding uncharacterized protein: protein MAPPPLATAAAANPHEEILEVHCVGCRETLEVERGLTEFVCPDCGTPQSLPPELMPPPRRRALPMPRSAADARGARLPCGACGELLSVPVGLSRCACPFCGAELAVNSARLRNYILSSAAAAVVPLAPATVSPIVAARETWQEHSSYAMYAGLPRAEPNARLIPTGRTQIERPSRLIHVHRDEQKYPHHMADREEIPMANETVANNSLQRNRLSPGHRTLGNEERHVFPLNEVRDHVKDQHPSYIVQPKRAKTAHLHRVIHSEEMQEGPLSHEVCREARRTELIYETAVTRRNQRVGCSATPQSLSVEDKHMETPSESIQKAHKHPYHESHAEGSHVGCLDMDGVVHPPFNQANHEPVESDHDDLQDFAPNIEVPSVAMEDDPMEWGPFQRRSASPDFEVSVATANTESVESEQDEHHDVSPDQSRHESEPPDIDGIIADLCPSTPSAHKMAQEISDESDAPDSTTIPSNTDMSDPERFARNYCLEVRRALGKKKPNVFLNRLMSQGSNKASLHDLSDSEEQQEVQKGKKRLSVKVWTLPKTVRIPVSLNTSGLPVGENATMLINFLGVLARDAILAPLTYISWKSIPTENKSVMWHIVKLKFDVDPSHELPVMTFIRNKRRVWKSQLKRTHYDTHVSEEERLADRDPRVPKEHWRVLLAYWSTEKFKAISAAGKACRARSTYINVTGSKSFARIRQEESQSGDPAHENPEGSGGDYASVVGAERRGKTRRHKSGPSPEDMQGRSASQAARTKTKAGDEASKLKEEVVVTEEIRNPQVWAASKDARAERRAEEEAAALRKKVIVMEESQKKLQEDLARMTNAMSAIQNMMSTGGLPNGSMGGPMVPPKL from the exons ATGGCGCCACCGCCGCTagccacggcggcggcggccaatccTCACGAGGAGATCCTGGAGGTGCACTGCGTGGGATGCAGAGAGACACTAGAGGTGGAACGGGGGCTGACGGAGTTTGTCTGTCCCGATTGCGGCACGCCGCAGTCGCTCCCGCCGGAGCTCATGCCGCCGCCCCGGCGGAGGGCGCTTCCGATGCCGCGCAGCGCCGCGGACGCGCGCGGGGCTCGGCTTCCGTGCGGCGCCTGCGGCGAGCTCCTTAGTGTGCCGGTCGGGCTATCGCGCTGCGCCTGCCCCTTCTGCGGCGCCGAGCTGGCCGTCAACTCCGCGCGCCTCCGGAACTACATCCTGTCCTccgccgccgcggccgtcgtgccgCTCGCCCCCGCGACTGTCTCACCCATCGTTGCTGCTCGGGAG ACATGGCAGGAGCATTCGAGTTATGCAATGTATGCAGGACTACCCCGAGCAGAACCTAATGCCAGGCTAATTCCTACGGGGAGGACACagatagagcgtcccagccgtctCATCCACGTCCATCGGGATGAACAGAAGTATCCTCATCATATGGCTGATAGAGAGGAGATACCTATGGCCAATGAGACTGTTGCAAACAATAGCCTTCAGAGAAATCGACTTTCACCTGGCCATCGTACTTTGGGTAATGAGGAGAGACATGTTTTTCCTCTAAATGAGGTCAGAGATCATGTAAAGGATCAGCACCCTAGTTACATAGTTCAGCCAAAGCGAGCAAAGACGGCACACCTGCATAGAGTCATTCATTCAGAGGAGATGCAGGAAGGGCCTCTCAGCCATGAAGTGTGTAGAGAGGCGAGACGCACTGAACTGATATATGAGACTGCTGTAACTCGTAGAAACCAGAGAGTTGGATGCTCCGCTACCCCCCAGTCATTAAGTGTAGAGGACAAGCATATGGAGACTCCTAGTGAGAGCATACAGAAGGCGCACAAACACCCTTATCATGAGAGTCATGCAGAGGGCAGTCATGTAGGGTGTCTGGACATGGATGGGGTGGTTCACCCGCCGTTCAACCAAGCAAATCATGAACCTGTAGAAAGTGACCATGATGACCTGCAAGATTTTGCTCCTAATATCGAAGTGCCATCAGTTGCTATGGAGGACGACCCAATGGAATGGGGGCCTTTTCAGCGGCGTTCCGCCTCTCCAGATTTCGAAGTGTCAGTTGCCACAGCAAACACTGAATCTGTAGAAAGTGAGCAGGATGAGCACCATGATGTATCTCCAGATCAGAGCAGACATGAGTCTGAACCTCCAGACATTGATGGAATCATTGCTGATCTTTGCCCTAGCACACCTTCTGCGCATAAGATGGCTCAAGAAATCTCTGATGAATCAGATGCGCCTGATTCAACCACAATTCCTTCAAATACTGATATGTCTGACCCTGAGCGTTTCGCGCGTAATTATTGTCTGGAGGTCAGAAGGGCCCTTGGAAAGAAGAAACCTAACGTGTTTCTTAACCGTTTGATGTCTCAGGGTTCCAATAAGGCATCCCTGCATGATTTAAGTGATTCTGAAGAGCAGCAAGAAGTCCAAAAGGGAAAGAAACGTCTTAGTGTCAAAGTATGGACCTTACCCAAGACTGTACGGATACCAGTTTCCTTGAACACTTCGGGCCTGCCAGTTGGAGAAAATGCAACCATGTTGATTAACTTTCTGGGTGTACTAGCACGAGATGCAATATTGGCACCTCTCACGTATATAAGTTGGAAAAGTATTCCAACAGAGAACAAGAGTGTAATGTGGCACATTGTTAAG CTTAAATTTGATGTGGATCCATCTCATGAGTTGCCGGTCATGACGTTCATAAGAAACAAGCGGAGGGTTTGGAAATCTCAATTAAAACGGACACATTATGATACCCATGTATCTGAAGAGGAACGCCTTGCTGATCGAGATCCTCGTGTCCCAAAAGAACATTGGCGAGTCCTTCTTGCGTATTGGAGTACTGAAAAGTTCAAG GCTATAAGTGCTGCAGGTAAAGCTTGCAGGGCCAGATCAACCTATATCAATGTTACCGGATCAAAGAGCTTTGCACGGATACGTCAGGAAgag TCACAATCTGGTGACCCAGCTCACGAGAATCCAGAAGGTTCAGGAGGCGATTATGCATCTGTCGTGGGTGCAGAAAGGAGGGGTAAGACACGCAGGCATAAATCTGGGCCCTCCCCCGAAGACATGCAGGGAAGGTCAGCCTCGCAAGCTGCGAGGACCAAAACAAAGGCTGGAGATGAAGCCTCCAAACTGAAAGAGGAGGTTGTAGTAACAGAGGAAATTCGAAACCCCCAGGTCTGGGCAGCCTCTAAAGATGCGAGGGCTGAAAGAAGGGCTGAAGAAGAGGCAGCTGCTCTAAGGAAGAAGGTGATAGTGATGGAGGAAAGCCAGAAAAAGCTGCAGGAGGACTTGGCAAGAATGACGAATGCAATGAGTGCCATACAGAATATGATGTCCACCGGTGGCTTACCAAATGGATCTATGGGTGGACCAATGGTGCCACCAAAATTATAA